One Pseudonocardia abyssalis DNA segment encodes these proteins:
- a CDS encoding cysteine hydrolase, which produces MAVVACQAGHLQVSRPRPAAPTTEEIDVNPTDTALVLTDPQNDFLSPDGATWQLVGASVEDNGTVEHIEQLLVAAKNGDYPVFVSPHFYYPTDHEWMFGGTLEKMMHEIGMFDRTSPLTGEGLPGSGADWLERYKPYLDDGATVITSPHKVYGPQNNDLALQLRKRGVSKVVLAGMSANLCVESHLRDLLEMGFDVTVVSDATAAANHPQLGDGYAAAITNFGFLAGAVLTTQDAVQELKG; this is translated from the coding sequence ATGGCGGTTGTCGCATGCCAGGCCGGGCACCTGCAGGTGAGCAGGCCGCGCCCCGCGGCCCCGACCACCGAGGAGATCGACGTGAACCCGACCGACACCGCACTCGTCCTGACCGACCCGCAGAACGACTTCCTCAGCCCCGACGGCGCCACCTGGCAGCTCGTCGGCGCCAGCGTCGAGGACAACGGCACCGTGGAGCACATCGAGCAACTGCTGGTCGCGGCCAAGAACGGCGACTACCCGGTCTTCGTCTCCCCGCACTTCTACTACCCCACCGACCACGAGTGGATGTTCGGCGGCACGCTCGAGAAGATGATGCACGAGATCGGAATGTTCGACCGCACCAGCCCGCTCACCGGCGAGGGACTTCCCGGCTCGGGCGCGGACTGGCTCGAGCGCTACAAGCCCTACCTCGACGACGGCGCGACCGTCATCACCAGCCCGCACAAGGTCTACGGACCGCAGAACAACGACCTGGCCCTGCAGCTGCGCAAGCGCGGCGTCTCCAAGGTCGTCCTCGCCGGGATGTCGGCCAACCTGTGCGTCGAGAGCCACCTGCGCGACCTGCTCGAAATGGGCTTCGACGTGACGGTGGTGTCCGACGCCACCGCCGCGGCCAACCACCCGCAGCTCGGCGACGGCTACGCCGCCGCCATCACGAACTTCGGCTTCCTGGCCGGCGCCGTACTCACCACCCAGGATGCGGTCCAGGAACTCAAGGGCTGA
- a CDS encoding SHOCT domain-containing protein, whose amino-acid sequence MPDMDMMGGGMMAAMGIWALVLIATVLAILVAAVLASIWLVRRLRHDRTMLRDGTDAADILQRRYAAGEIDDDEYQRRRSTLSRP is encoded by the coding sequence ATGCCAGACATGGACATGATGGGCGGCGGGATGATGGCGGCCATGGGGATCTGGGCCCTCGTCCTGATCGCCACCGTGCTGGCCATACTGGTCGCCGCGGTGCTCGCCAGCATCTGGCTCGTCCGCCGACTGCGCCACGACCGGACCATGCTCCGGGACGGCACCGACGCCGCGGACATCCTGCAGCGGCGCTACGCCGCCGGCGAGATCGACGACGACGAGTACCAGCGTCGACGGTCCACGCTGAGCAGACCGTGA